Below is a window of Methanobacterium sp. DNA.
TATTGTTATTTTAGCGTAGGTACACTTAATTACCTTTGATCACTGTTTCAGCACTTCCACGAGCAGTAGGTGATCCAACCCATGGAACATTATGATAATCAACCCATTTACCGTTATTCCAGGTCTGGACTGATCTATGTCTAGGTGAA
It encodes the following:
- a CDS encoding peptidoglycan-binding protein codes for the protein SPRHRSVQTWNNGKWVDYHNVPWVGSPTARGSAETVIKGN